The following coding sequences are from one Triticum aestivum cultivar Chinese Spring chromosome 5A, IWGSC CS RefSeq v2.1, whole genome shotgun sequence window:
- the LOC123102207 gene encoding beta-1,4-mannosyl-glycoprotein 4-beta-N-acetylglucosaminyltransferase, translated as MKQDSRMAGNSVNLPHATRRRSTLAFKFLIPFVLVLSVSVIAVTQYFQSISYFLRPLWDTPPKPFSRIPHYYAPNMSMDQLCQLHGWGILSFPRRVFDAVLFSNELDILEIRYHELFPYVDRFVILEANATFTGIPKSLTFFENLNRFAFASSKIVYDMLPIGDLDPDSRRMPFLVEAGHRRALNNLLKRSGIAVGDVLIMADADEIPSPETVQLLKWCDGIPPIMHLELKNYMYSFEFHVDQNSWRTTAHVFTERTKYQHSRQTDLMLADAGWHCSFCFREIKEFAFKMKAYSHADRVKHDIFLNPDRIQRVICNGDNIFDMLPEEYTFSDLFKKMGRIPRSASAVHLPSYLIRNADSYRFLLPGGCLRPG; from the coding sequence ATGAAACAAGACAGTCGCATGGCGGGAAACTCGGTGAATCTGCCTCATGCAACTAGAAGAAGAAGTACTTTggctttcaagttcctgatacccTTCGTTCTAGTTCTTTCAGTTTCTGTTATTGCTGTCACCCAGTACTTCCAAAGTATCTCCTACTTTCTGCGGCCGCTGTGGGACACACCACCAAAGCCCTTCTCCCGTATCCCGCACTACTATGCCCCTAACATGTCCATGGACCAGCTGTGTCAGCTCCATGGCTGGGGCATTCTCTCCTTCCCTCGCCGTGTCTTTGATGCTGTTCTCTTCAGCAATGAGCTCGATATTCTGGAAATCCGCTACCATGAGCTCTTTCCGTATGTTGACAGGTTTGTCATCCTTGAAGCGAATGCTACCTTCACTGGCATCCCAAAGTCACTCACCTTCTTTGAAAACCTCAACCGTTTCGCATTTGCTAGCTCAAAGATTGTCTATGACATGCTTCCCATTGGAGATTTGGATCCTGATTCTCGCCGAATGCCCTTCCTTGTAGAAGCCGGTCACCGCCGTGCACTTAACAACCTGCTAAAAAGATCAGGCATTGCTGTGGGGGATGTCTTGATCATGGCTGATGCCGATGAGATCCCCAGTCCTGAAACCGTGCAGTTGCTGAAGTGGTGTGATGGAATACCGCCAATCATGCATCTCGAGCTAAAAAACTATATGTACTCCTTTGAATTTCATGTGGATCAAAACAGCTGGAGAACGACAGCGCATGTGTTCACCGAGCGGACCAAGTATCAACACTCCCGCCAGACCGACCTGATGCTGGCCGACGCGGGCTGGCACTGCAGCTTCTGCTTCAGGGAGATCAAGGAGTTTGCTTTCAAGATGAAGGCATACAGCCATGCAGACCGGGTGAAACATGACATCTTCCTGAACCCTGACAGGATCCAGAGAGTCATATGCAATGGGGATAACATTTTTGACATGCTACCTGAGGAGTACACGTTtagtgatctcttcaagaagatgGGGCGGATACCGAGGTCAGCGTCCGCTGTTCATCTTCCATCCTATTTGATCAGGAACGCGGACAGCTACAGGTTCTTACTTCCTGGTGGGTGCTTGAGACCGGGCTAA